The genomic window CCTGGATTCCGATCCTTGTTTTCGGTCCGGTTGCGGTTCTGTTGCTGGACAACGTGAAGACATAAGGTGGGCCGGTTTTATTCGGCGGCCTGGCCCTGCTCAAGGGCCCCTTCGAGCAGCAGCCAGTCGTCGTCGTCCTTGAAGGCGTTGTCGCGGGCGCTCCACCGCTGTGGGTAGTGGCCCTGGGTGAGTTTTTCGAGGAACGTCAGGAGCGGCCGCTGCGGGGGGTGATCGAGTTCCCGCTGGATGCTCGCGTCGACTTCCCAGTGGAACCTCTCGCGATACGGGGCGAACCCGAAGCCATCGAAGAAGTTTTCGCTGCCGACGATGGGCAGATACCACAGGCTGGGGATGCCGCGGGTGTTTTCGCGGATGGGCACCTCGCGTTTAAGCTGCTGGATCAGGGCGGCCAGTTCGGGGTCTTTCCGGGCGTGTTCCTCGAGTTGGTGGAGGGTAGGGAATCGGACCGGCGGGCTGACGAACAGGACCGGTTTATGCTGGAGGGTGGCGACCACGATCTCATGGGGGGTGCCCACGCTGTAGATGTTGGTCGGGCAGAAGGCGATGATGAAATCGCTAATATCGACCATTCGCAGGTCGATATGGACGGTCTCGCCAAAGGCGGCGGCGCACTTGGCCCGGGCGGCGGCGCCCTGTGCTCCCCAGGCGAAGGTCCAGTTGTCGCGGATTTCGAGGCTTCGTTCATCCTCTTCGCCATACCCGTGCAGGCCGCGGATGGCGGGCTTGTGCCACGGGTCGAAAACGGTGACCCCGTGGTGGGCCAGGAATTCGCTCACTCGCACCCGCCAGCCGGACTTCTTTTCGTCGGCCCGCGAAGCCACCCAGTCCATTGGACCGGAGAGGTAGGCTCGAGCCCCGTGGAGCAGATTCCTGCCCAATGTGTTCTTGGCCATGATTCTCCTCGTGGTCGCCTGTCGGGCGGCTCAATGTCCGGGCTGGGCGGATGGAGCATGGCCGTCCCGCAGGCGGCGTGTATTGTATCGGCAGGACGCGAGATGAAAGCCGATCTCTGGGATAGGCGAGCGAGATTCGAACTGGAGCCGGGTTGGTTTTTTTGGGGGGGTAGGGGTTGGGCGGTGGCGTTTCGGTGCGGGCTGGGCAAGGATGGGCGGATCCTGTGGGTTTGGCGTTTGTGCCGAGGTTGGAGGGGGATTCTTGAATTAAGCTTGCGGGGTGGGCCGGGCGGGCTATAATTCATAAGACGTCTGACGTCTTATCTGCTTTGGGTGGTTTGGGACGAGCGAGTCACGGGCCTGGGCGGTGGAGGCGGAGGTGACTGCGGGGGCTGGACGGTGGAGGCGGTGGCCGTCGTTTTCTGGGCATGGCTCCGGGGCGTCCGGCACCAGCTTTGAGAAGTTTTAAACTCTGGGGAACAAGTCGCAAGCCGGGGATCGAGTCGTGGCGGGTTCGGTGGGCGTGGAGGTCACTGGTGATGTCGCGTCGCACGTGCCGGGGGTTCACGCTGATTGAGGTGCTGGTGGTGGTCAGCCTGATCGCCCTGCTGATCGCGGTTCTTGTGCCGTCGCTTGCGAACGCCCGGGACCAGGCCCAGACGGTGGTGTGCAAGACGCGTTTGCGGGAGCTGTATTACGGCCACCTGTTTTACGCTCACGAACAGAAGCAGTTCTTCCCGCACTACGAGTGGTGGTTGTGGGATGCGCATCCGATCCCGAGCTACAATTACCCGGAAGCGATGATGTATTACTTTCCGGACCTGTATGCCAAGACGGGGGGCAAGTACCCGTCGGACTCGAGCCGGTGGGTGGAGTTCGGCCAGATCCACAGGTACATGAAGGACAAGGAGATGTACTTCTGTCCGAAGGACAGGAAGCGGCGTATCGGGGTAGCGATCGGGGCGGGCGGGGCTTACGGCAGCAAGCCGATTCACAGTTACTCGCGGGTGCTGGAGACGCATTACTTCTCGCTCTGGCATGTCAAAGGCAACCGCAACGTAAGCCCGCAGGAGGGGGTGCTCGATGCGACCGATTTTCTGTCGATTGAGCGCATCACGCCCAAGAATCTGGGCGTGGAGGCGTCGACGTATCTCAGCGAGTTTTACGGCAAGCCCACGCGATGCAGGACGACGCCGGACCGGGTCGCGTTGTTGTTCGAGGAGTGGCCCAACGGCGAGGGAGACTCGTTGATCTCGACGGACAGGTCCGCTGCGAGCAGTTCCCTCGTTTCGATGGACAATGGTACGAGTTTTCCGGCGTTGGGCGACTTCTTCGCCATGCGTCACCGGCAGAAATCGAATGTTCTGTACTGGGACGGTCACACGGCGATGGCCGACGCCAGGTGCAACAATCACACCAAGGATCGGATGGCGGCTTACGTGATCATGGGCGCCGGCCGGTAGACTCTCCGGGCCCCTGAGGGAGAGTCGGGTGGGTGGTCGGCCGTTGCGGGCTCAGGGTCGGGCTCAATCCAGCTGTTTGCGGAACCTGGTGAGGCTGAGGCCGAGGATGACGAGGCAACAGATCACCAGCCCGGCGATATGGGGTATGAGGTCGGTTGCGTCGGCCGCGCGGAGGATCACGCCGCGGAGGATTTCCACGAAGTAGGTTACTGGGAGGATGCAGCTGATGAGGTAGATTGGGAGGGGCATTTCCGAGCGCGGGAACATGAAGCCGGACAGCAGTACGGAGGGCATCATGATGAGGAACGCGAACTGCATGGCCTGCAGCTGGGTGGTTGCGAGGGTAGAGATCAGCAGTCCCAGTCCGAGGGCGGTGACGATGAACAAGGACGACAGGAGGATGAGCAGCGGGAGGCTTCCGTGGACAGGCACCTTGAACACGGCGTTCATACCCACGAGGATGACGAGGAGTTCGGCGAGGGCCAGGAGGGCGTAGGGGATCAGCTTGCCGAAGAGCAAGGCGGCGCGGCCGACGGGGGTCACGAAGAGCTGTTCGAGTGTTCCCTGTTCGCGTTCCTTGACGATGGAGAAGCTGGTCATGAAGACCAGGACCAGTTGCAGGATAATGGCGATCAAGCCCGGGACGAAGAAGTGTGAGCTTTCGAGGTCGGGGTTGTAGAGCAGGCGGGCGCGGGCCTCGATTGGCAAGGCCGGGCGGCCGCGGGGATCGCGTGACGGGGCGATCTGGGCCGCCTCGACCACGGCCTTGGCCTTTCCGGTGGAGAGCTGGACAACCAGGAGGCTGACTGCGTTCAAGGCCGTGCTGGCGACCTGTGAATCGCTGCCGTCGATGAGCACCTGGACCTGGGCCTGTTCGCCGCGGAGCAGCCGTTCGGAGTAGTCGGCGGGGATGAGGATTCCGGTTTTAGCTCGCCCGCTGGTCATCGCGCGTTGGAGTGTTTGCCTATCCGCGGTGTGTTCGATGACGCGAAACGTTCGCGTGTTGCACATGGCATCGATGAGTCGGCGGCTCTCCTGCCGGCGGTCCAGATCGAAGACCGCGAGGGGGATGTTATCGATGGTGACGTTGATGGCGTAGCCGAAGAGGGTCAATTGGAGTACGGGGACGAAGAGGGCGAAGATGAGGGTGGAGCGATCGCGGCGGATGTGGGAGAATTCCTTGAGGAGGATAGCCCGGAAGCCGTTCATGAGGCACCTCCCGCCGCCCGCTGACGGCTGAGGAGGACGAACACGTCTTCCAGGGTGGGTCCGATGGGGCGGAAGGTAGCCGCCGAATCGCCTGGGGCGATGTGAGCCAGGAGGTTCTGGGGGGGGAGGGTTTCCTGGACCAGGACGTGCAAGGCGGTTCCGAACAGGG from Phycisphaerae bacterium includes these protein-coding regions:
- a CDS encoding ABC transporter permease; this encodes MNGFRAILLKEFSHIRRDRSTLIFALFVPVLQLTLFGYAINVTIDNIPLAVFDLDRRQESRRLIDAMCNTRTFRVIEHTADRQTLQRAMTSGRAKTGILIPADYSERLLRGEQAQVQVLIDGSDSQVASTALNAVSLLVVQLSTGKAKAVVEAAQIAPSRDPRGRPALPIEARARLLYNPDLESSHFFVPGLIAIILQLVLVFMTSFSIVKEREQGTLEQLFVTPVGRAALLFGKLIPYALLALAELLVILVGMNAVFKVPVHGSLPLLILLSSLFIVTALGLGLLISTLATTQLQAMQFAFLIMMPSVLLSGFMFPRSEMPLPIYLISCILPVTYFVEILRGVILRAADATDLIPHIAGLVICCLVILGLSLTRFRKQLD
- a CDS encoding prepilin-type N-terminal cleavage/methylation domain-containing protein, whose protein sequence is MSRRTCRGFTLIEVLVVVSLIALLIAVLVPSLANARDQAQTVVCKTRLRELYYGHLFYAHEQKQFFPHYEWWLWDAHPIPSYNYPEAMMYYFPDLYAKTGGKYPSDSSRWVEFGQIHRYMKDKEMYFCPKDRKRRIGVAIGAGGAYGSKPIHSYSRVLETHYFSLWHVKGNRNVSPQEGVLDATDFLSIERITPKNLGVEASTYLSEFYGKPTRCRTTPDRVALLFEEWPNGEGDSLISTDRSAASSSLVSMDNGTSFPALGDFFAMRHRQKSNVLYWDGHTAMADARCNNHTKDRMAAYVIMGAGR